One stretch of Eupeodes corollae chromosome 2, idEupCoro1.1, whole genome shotgun sequence DNA includes these proteins:
- the LOC129947122 gene encoding mediator of RNA polymerase II transcription subunit 13 isoform X1, whose protein sequence is MTHQNHQTNGASLEDCHTNFFALTDLCGIKWRKFVNGERHNASADPLDDPILRSYSRCMQADMLCVWRRVQSTKQDQPDPNNTMSYDICTSKIHPPLSFAASKELWIFWYGEEPDLNGLVDTELLRVSANQLNWNGTWENGLTYECRSLLFKALHNLMERFVLTKDIVRFGKWFVQPCTTNDRIFGKSSQHLSFSFTFFVHGDTVCASIDLREHPAVRQLTAEHLAEAAAASAAAQSGQQDIRQRSVILAPFGMAATLTGNSYKTTDPLAEKILEDWASFFPLCNKENSDLPPVVEVVSGGHKMYHPSMYVLVTDLDEMENVLEETSTDQSQSILAGIGLGLSTSASATTAAAASSSLVNPNATPINHISPPTPSACGLIPVSKATPTAGVTSTLPSPSPGGGGGAGAGTTTATTPTTASTTTGGVSQQNDTEKLSLKKFETKSQPFYATSRNNTHAPPQASTEMPERVWQDCITNPISSLSLNSNLNSNSCDGIKMEVPDVASGDVSSMNNNNTNSTLSSSSSDTKLMWNFVDPSQKAQCTCTRCKKTTSGSRSTCPSSTSSSSTSMSTSSSSALSSTAAIKLTGSSGGGGGSGSSSARSDKSTRFTRIPFHKRHTTDYSGFGGSTTTVLTAVGTSSNSLFTTSSSSTSSSLLLAAAAAGGKKPKNLSIEQCEVDLSKSDRDVVLDTIPNQRSNTTPGTPHGGGSSYSRNSIGDSMPVPSVGSPGSAAPSPHPNSTLSQPTSVPPSDQLMSVISPRPPTSVPPLQQPATPIDHLLDKNTPAPTPTDQHDNKSITASPYVQPTPSVEPPPSAEGMQCTNPGSVPPPPSVERCTPNLQCGTISVKKFETSGGNGGNSVGSETVVGGAGGSNTPPASIPGADSQLGGSNNNRCNNNLASSAATTAYFNLYKRPKLIAKEIEGLGNDELFTSDMLHDFSLTEAWLNHPVKRFKANEAPKPHGMLRHTNLYDSHTHMKPLMPTPGSIYDTHLMKQELSSTTAFEGGLTNNSLSNSNILQEHEIKKEQHSGSDLKEKGPKGRNLFTAEGLNPSYNDLDQIFDNPDDEAAMQIHTPPDSNKSSNGCTNNIDDLKRSTNNTNNTSLINNNSATCNSNNNNNNNNANMIQAEDLTKMFPTPPSHEQHHPNSSPCAIDISMTDLNESVKFKQEYSAELGSPVEEKIDDWSYVYMPQQMCKFVGSTKYAPLTNLPSQTLPPLIIPSNCVYKPSWQQPPPQRQQQQQQQQQQQQQQQQQQQQKQQQQQQQQQHQQQQQQMLQQHHQELMSSTNPNSLHPLQMHQQLHQPPPPPPTSTGSNLLLNQLNCPQAAVTNTSNPMMQQMLRAGLSPISPAPGVIPPPPGAAAAIFPPSPMMNRRTPLHPPPPYEVATSSPSNSTSSYLNKQFHSQEPPQTPSAPGSNASCCIRLPEVSSLMVNILLYDTALNVFRDHNFDSCTLCVCNADSAKCVGNIRGADSGVYVALSGTSFNPANSISGAGAAAAGGGNNLSQHHGNNMRMLSAFGGLGSPALMGGAIGGASGQGGANNHITGYLDDDPLSCSCGFSAVVNRRLAYKSGLFYEDEMEITGIAEDPAKYKKKSLLALLSSLASSSANGRSQSTSLALMPANGDAFNSEQHIILDLLMDQCTMIQTSTSSIHRAMSRHRRKKTKIAPITLIANVLEYTDANDIICLALEQARLAFNRMELATNRSNSPPPSSAVSVHKWPYIPAGYTRNNKDIMHIMNSMQPLLQNAFHIKSSPGQKDATYTVSGPLTWRQFHRLAGRASGQCEPQPIPSVTVGYDKELISVAPFAIHYWDKLLLEPYSYHRDIVYLIICPDNDYVISKTKTYFKELSTTYEMCKLGRHTPMKGWDGMLTVGPKMEGCGSATTNLDDWLRTIEEVPLAEKIRMYANAFQNLLAPYLTRVPNDKTLLDPPESTSSGNCATRPMASPMPNSQDPTGMHNNIDKPPSTPPKPDTSTTSSSSASAEQENRDALNSSATLTNSPLVDLLGGSDDDINPPIIVLYVVEPFTYGCDSPELERIACISLLRIYSELLKSIPESVRTNINLQILSLESILELGHNRNRKRLSDEIKCLALNIFSQCRRYLSHASSVKSLTGFGTAANMEVFLKSKDEQNRQPHKIYTPPYILAPTHEKADKTDFSRTRNGFDQQQFSVMYCNYCMSEDQSWLLATVTDDRGELLEKIIINIDIPNRTRRRKAPARRVGLQKLMDFIMGLISQTDQPWRLVIGRIGRIGHGELKSWSWLLSKQNLQKATKQLKDICKQCSLMYPPSILSACLVTLEPDSKLRVMPDQFTPDERFSQISMQNPLSTPQDVTCTHILVFPTSAVCQSFQKTFNELNETQVDIDNDFMFDLDEDPENPMSDVNMDLFWDPAMVQTGMERNSNHGSPDRMEDNRSWQSSSGNNFNSSRMQHDAQDIEEVGSVLQQPLAVGYFVSTAPTGRMPAWFWSACPHLEDVCPVFLKTALHLHVPNIQNTDDILNSNSHSTANDHPLDSNLTADVLRYVLEGYNALSWLALDSNTHDRLSCLPINVQTLMDLYHLTAAIV, encoded by the exons CAAACCAATTAAATTGGAACGGAACCTGGGAAAATGGACTCACCTACGAATGCCGATCTTTGCTTTTCAAAGCTCTGCACAATCTTATGGAAAG atttgttttaacAAAGGATATTGTACGGTTTGGAAAATGGTTCGTCCAACCGTGTACAACAAATGATCGAATTTTCGGAAAAAG TTCCCAACATCTCTCATTTTCTTTCACATTTTTTGTGCATGGCGATACGGTGTGTGCTTCGATTGATCTGCGCGAGCACCCTGCCGTTCGACAGCTCACTGCTGAGCATTTGGCTGAAGCGGCAGCAGCTTCAGCTGCTGCACAGTCTGGCCAGCAAGACATACGGCAGCGTAGTGTTATATTAGCGCCATTCGGGATGGCAGCAACACTCACTGGAAACAGTTACAAGACTACAGATCCCCTCGCCGAGAAGATACTCGAAGATTGGGCATCATTTTTTCCATTGTGCAATAAGGAAAATTCAGATCTTCCACCTGTGGTTGAAGTTGTGTCGG GTGGCCACAAAATGTATCATCCCTCGATGTACGTACTAGTCACAGATCTAGACGAAATGGAAAATGTGCTCGAGGAAACATCTACAGATCAATCACAGAGTATACTAGCTGGCATAGGATTGGGATTATCTACATCGGCATCGGCTACAACAGCAGCAGCCGCCTCATCATCATTAGTCAATCCGAACGCAACACCAATAAATCACATCTCTCCTCCGACACCCTCGGCGTGTGGCCTGATTCCAGTTTCGAAGGCAACACCAACTGCTGGTGTTACGTCAACACTACCATCACCATCGCCTGGTGGTGGCGGTGGTGCTGGTGCTGGAACAACAAcggcaacaacaccaacaacagcaTCAACCACAACAGGTGGTGTATCACAACAAAACGATACTGAAAAATTGAGCTTGAAAAAGTTCGAAACAAAATCGCAACCATTTTATGCGACTTCCAGAAACAATACTCACGCACCGCCACAGGCTTCCACCGAAATGCCCGAAAGGGTGTGGCAAGACTGCATCACCAATCCAATTTCCAGTCTcagtttgaattcaaatttaaattcaaattcatgtGATGGCATTAAGATGGAAGTGCCCGATGTTGCTAGTGGTGATGTTTCTTCtatgaacaacaacaacactaactcaacgttgtcgtcgtcgtcatcggaCACAAAACTGATGTGGAACTTTGTTGATCCATCGCAAAAAGCCCAATGCACTTGTACAAG GTGTAAAAAAACGACTAGTGGAAGTCGTTCAACTTGTCCATCGTCTACGTCGTCTTCATCTACGTCTATGTCTACGTCGTCGTCATCAGCCTTATCTTCTACCGCAGCTATTAAACTGACTGGCAgtagtggtggtggtggtggtagtgGCAGCAGCAGTGCCCGTTCCGATAAATCGACACGTTTCACTCGTATACCGTTTCATAAAAGGCACACCACCGATTATTCTGGTTTTGGTGGTTCAACAACAACTGTCCTCACAGCTGTTGGTACTTCTTCTAATTCTTTATTTACCACCTCCTCCTCCTCAACCTCCTCTTCATTATTgttggcggcggcggcggctgGTGGTAAAAAACCAAAGAATCTTAGCATTGAACAGTGTGAAGTGGATCTGTCCAAAAGCGACCGCGATGTCGTCCTCGACACCATACCAAATCAAAG aTCAAATACAACTCCAGGCACTCCGCATGGTGGAGGGTCATCCTATTCAAGAAACTCAATTGGTGATTCTATGCCTGTACCTTCGGTGGGATCACCAGGCAGTGCAGCACCATCACCTCATCCAAATTCCACATTATCACAGCCAACTTCTGTCCCGCCTTCGGATCAG ttGATGTCTGTGATATCACCACGACCTCCGACATCGGTGCCGCCCTTGCAGCAACCAGCGACCCCGATTGATCATTTGCTTGATAAGAATACACCTGCACCAACGCCAACGGACCAGCATGACAACAAGAGCATCACTGCATCGCCGTATGTTCAGCCAACGCCTAGTGTGGAGCCTCCACCATCGGCGGAAGGCATGCAATGTACTAACCCAGGAAGTGTCCCGCCACCACCAAGTGTCGAGCGTTGCACCCCAAATCTTCAGTGTGGAACGATATCGGTGAAAAAGTTCGAAACCTCTGGCGGCAATGGTGGGAATAGTGTTGGCAGTGAGACTGTTGTCGGTGGAGCTGGTGGCAGTAATACACCACCAGCGAGCATTCCAGGTGCAGATTCTCAGTTGGGCGGCAGCAATAATAATCGATGCAATAATAATCTGGCATCGTCAGCGGCCACAACAGCATACTTTAATCTTTATAAACGTCCAAAACTGATAGCTAAAGAAATCGAGGGACTCGGAAATGATGAGCTATTTACTTCAGACATGTTGCATGACTTTTCGCTCACTGAAGCATG GTTAAACCATCCTGTGAAGCGTTTCAAAGCCAATGAAGCACCGAAACCACATGGCATGTTGCGTCACACAAATCTCTACGATAGTCACACGCATATGAAACCTCTGATGCCAACCCCTGGCTCTATTTACGATACGCATCTCATGAAACAGGAACTTTCATCTACAACAGCATTTGAAGGCGGCCTTACAAACAACAGTTTATCCAACTCTAATATTCTCCAAGAGCACGAAATCAAAAAGGAACAACACTCTGGCTCTGATCTCAAAGAGAAAGGTCCTAAGGGACGTAATCTTTTTACAGCCGAAGGCTTGAATCCATCCTACAATGATCTGGATCAAATATTCGATAATCCAGACGACGAGGCGGCTATGCAAATTCACACTCCACCAGATTCAAATAAATCCTCGAATGGATGCACCAATAACATTGACGACTTGAAACGCTCAACGAACAATACGAACAACACGTCgttgataaataataatagtgCGACGTGTAacagtaacaacaacaacaacaataacaatgcGAACATGATTCAAGCGGAAGACTTGACCAAGATGTTTCCAACTCCGCCAAGTCATGAACAGCATCATCCCAATTCGAGTCCCTGCGCTATTGACATCTCAATGACGGATCTAAATGAGTCGGTGAAATTCAAGCAGGAATACTCAGCCGAGTTGGGCAGTCCGGTGGAGGAGAAGATCGACGATTGGTCTTATGTGTATATGCCTCAGCAGATGTGCAAGTTTGTGGGTTCAACCAAATATGCACCGCTGACCAATTTGCCAAGTCAAACTTTGCCACCGCTTATCATTCCTTCAAATTGTGTTTATAAGCCTTCGTGGCAGCAACCTCCGCCCCAACgtcagcaacagcagcagcagcaacaacagcagcagcaacaacaacagcaacagcagcagcaaaaacagcaacaacaacagcagcagcaacaacatcaacagcaacaacagcaaatGCTGCAGCAACACCATCAAGAACTTATGTCAAGTACAAATCCCAATAGTCTGCACCCTCTGCAAATGCATCAACAGCTCCACCAGCCTCCACCGCCACCTCCTACATCGACAGGCTCAAATCTCTTGCTCAATCAGCTGAATTGTCCTCAAGCAGCTGTGACAAACACGAGCAATCCAATGATGCAGCAAATGCTGCGAGCTGGTCTCTCCCCAATATCACCAGCTCCAGGGGTAATCCCACCACCACCAGGTGCAGCGGCAGCCATCTTTCCACCCAGTCCAATGATGAACCGCAGGACACCTTTGCACCCGCCTCCACCTTACGAAGTTGCCACTTCTAGTCCATCTAACTCAACATCATCCTATCTGAACAAGCAGTTTCACTCACAGGAACCACCACAGACGCCCTCGGCGCCCGGCTCCAATGCATCTTGCTGTATTCGCCTGCCTGAGGTTAGTTCACTGATGGTCAACATTTTGCTCTATGACACAGCGCTGAACGTGTTCCGAGATCACAACTTTGACAGTTGCACGCTTTGTGTGTGCAATGCCGATTCAGCGAAGTGTGTCGGCAACATCCGAGGCGCTGACTCAGGTGTCTACGTCGCTCTCTCCGGAACGAGTTTCAATCCAGCGAATAGTATAAGCGGGGCGGGAGCGGCCGCAGCTGGAGGAGGAAACAATTTATCACAGCACCACGGGAATAATATGCGAATGCTTAGTGCCTTCGGTGGACTCGGTTCGCCGGCATTGATGGGTGGAGCGATAGGCGGAGCCAGCGGTCAAGGCGGCGCAAACAACCACATAACTGGATACCTCGACGATGATCCACTTTCGTGCTCGTGCGGCTTCAGTGCTGTGGTAAATCGCCGACTGGCCTACAAATCTGGACTCTTCTACGAGGACGAAATGGAAATCACTGGAATCGCAGAAGACCCTGCCAAATATAAGAAGAAGTCTCTGCTCGCTCTGCTATCCAGCCTTGCGTCGTCATCAGCGAATGGCCGGAGTCAATCGACCTCGTTGGCTCTGATGCCAGCAAATGGTGATGCATTCAATAGCGAACAGCACATAATCCTCGACCTGCTGATGGATCAGTGTACTATGATTCAAACTTCAACCAGTTCCATTCACAGAGCGATGAGTCGTCACCGAAGAAAAAAGACCAAAATTGCCCCCATAACCCTAATAGCTAACGTCCTAGAGTACACAGATGCCAATGACATCATCTGCCTTGCTTTGGAACAAGCGCGTCTGGCATTCAACCGTATGGAGCTTGCGACAAACCGGAGCAATAGTCCACCACCATCGTCAGCAGTGAGTGTTCACAAATGGCCATACATCCCCGCGGGCTATACTCGAAACAACAAAGACATAATGCACATCATGAACTCAATGCAACCCCTTCTCCAAAACGCCTTCCACATAAAGTCCAGTCCGGGACAAAAAGATGCCACGTATACGGTAAGTGGGCCATTGACATGGAGACAATTTCATCGGCTGGCCGGTCGAGCCTCTGGACAATGTGAACCACAGCCAATTCCCTCGGTCACAGTGGGTTATGATAAGGAGCTGATATCAGTTGCTCCCTTTGCTATACATTACTGGGACAAACTTCTCCTCGAACCGTACTCGTATCATAGGGACATTGTGTATTTGATCATTTGTCCAGACAATGATTACGTAATCAGCAAAACGAAGACTTACTTTAAGGAACTCAGCACAACCTACGAGATGTGCAAACTGGGTCGACACACGCCCATGAAGGGCTGGGACGGCATGCTTACGGTTGGGCCAAAGATGGAGGGTTGCGGCAGTGCAACGACAAACTTGGACGATTGGCTGCGCACTATCGAAGAGGTTCCTCTGGCAGAGAAGATCCGAATGTACGCGAATGCTTTTCAAAACCTTCTTGCTCCGTATCTCACTCGTGTGCCGAATGACAAGACTCTCCTCGATCCTCCAGAAAGCACTTCATCAGGAAACTGCGCTACCCGCCCAATGGCCAGTCCGATGCCAAACTCTCAAGACCCTACTGGCATGCACAACAACATAGACAAGCCACCCAGCACACCGCCCAAACCCGACACTTCCACCACCTCCTCCTCATCCGCCTCCGCAGAACAGGAGAATCGTGATGCcttgaatagttcagcaactCTTACAAATTCTCCACTTGTGGATCTTTTGGGCGGCTCTGACGATGACATCAATCCACCCATCATTGTGTTGTACGTGGTTGAGCCATTTACCTATGGATGTGACTCCCCCGAGCTGGAGCGAATCGCGTGCATCTCCTTGCTGCGAATCTACTCCGAACTTCTTAAATCTATTCCAGAATCTGTGCGAACCAACATAAATCTTCAGATTCTATCTCTGGAGTCCATTCTTGAGCTGGGTCACAATAGGAATCGCAAACGCCTCAGCGATGAGATCAAGTGCCTGGCTCTGAATATCTTTTCGCAGTGTCGTCGGTATCTGTCGCACGCCAGCAGTGTCAAGAGTCTCACGGGCTTCGGCACAGCAGCCAATATGGAAGTGTTCTTAAAATCTAAAGACGAACAGAACCGACAGCCTCACAAAATATACACGCCTCCGTACATTTTGGCACCCACACATGAGAAGGCCGACAAAACGGACTTCTCCCGCACTCGCAATGGCTTCGATCAGCAGCAGTTCTCCGTCATGTATTGCAACTATTGCATGAGTGAGGACCAGTCATGGCTGTTGGCGACAGTGACCGATGACCGTGGAGAGTTGCTGGAgaaaatcatcatcaacattGACATCCCGAATAGGACACGTCGAAGAAAGGCACCTGCACGCCGAGTAGGCTTGCAGAAGCTAATGGACTTCATCATGGGACTGATATCCCAAACGGATCAGCCATGGAGATTGGTGATAGGTCGAATCGGACGCATCGGTCATGGTGAGCTGAAATCATGGAGCTGGCTGCTGAGCAAGCAGAATCTGCAGAAGGCCACAAAACAACTGAAGGACATTTGCAAGCAGTGCTCGCTTATGTATCCACCGAGTATATTGAGTGCATGCCTTGTCACACTGGAGCCGGACTCCAAGTTGCGTGTTATGCCAGATCAGTTTACTCCGGACGAACGATTTAGCCAAATTTCAATGCAAAATCCTCTCTCAACACCACAGGATGTAACGTGCACGCATATCTTGGTCTTTCCTACCAGTGCAGTTTGTCag TCTTTCCAAAAAACATTCAATGAACTCAACGAGACGCAAGTAGATATCGATAATGATTTTATGTTTGATCTTGACGAAGATCCTGAAAATCCAATGAGTGATGTCAACATGGATCTATTCTGGGATC caGCTATGGTCCAAACAGGAATGGAAAGAAATTCAAATCATGGCAGCCCAGATCGCATGGAGGACAATCGCAGTTGGCAAAGTTCTAGTGGAAACAATTTCAATTCATCGCGCATGCAACATGATGCTCAGGATATTGAAGag GTCGGTTCAGTACTTCAACAACCACTTGCTGTGGGTTATTTTGTATCAACAGCGCCTACAGGTCGCATGCCTGCATGGTTTTGGTCAGCTTGCCCTCACCTCGAGGACGTTTGTCCAGTGTTTCTTAAAACTGCTCTACACTTGCATGTGCCAAACATTCAAAACACCGATGACATCCTCAATTCCAATAGCCATTCAACAGCAAACGATCATCCTCTGGACTCCAATCTAACCGCCGATGTCCTTCGTTACGTTCTGGAAGGCTACAATGCCTTATCGTGGCTAGCTTTGGACTCGAATACACACGATCGATTGTCATGTCTTCCAATTAACGTCCAAACGTTAATGGATCTCTATCATCTGACGGCTGCCATCGTCTAA